In Gossypium arboreum isolate Shixiya-1 chromosome 5, ASM2569848v2, whole genome shotgun sequence, a single genomic region encodes these proteins:
- the LOC128293339 gene encoding protein LURP-one-related 14-like: MASDEQMIKIVGDQFCVPYTMQLVVKRKVESFSNVRYDVFDTTGNSLLQVDGGVWNSKKKRVIKDPAGFPVITLRKKALSWKKQWQIYQGESSEKNHFLCSVQRSNALQMKNNLDVYLTSSYLEDGPDFHVTGSFTSMSFKVWKGNSVIAEVMHNFTWGSCMGKESFKLKVYPEVDYAFILALTVIMHETDKV, encoded by the exons ATGGCAAGTGATGAGCAGATGATCAAGATTGTCGGGGATCAATTTTGTGTCCCTTACACAATGCAGCTGGTTGTGAAGAGAAAAGTAGAGTCATTTTCCAATGTACGCTACGATGTATTTGATACTACTGGAAATTCTCTCCTTCAAGTCGATGGAGGTGTCTGGAACTCCAAAAAGAAAAGGGTCATCAAAGATCCTGCTGGTTTTCCTGTCATCACTCTACGCAAAAAG GCACTATCCTGGAAAAAGCAATGGCAAATCTATCAAGGTGAAAGCTCAGAGAAAAACCACTTTTTGTGCAGCGTGCAACGATCCAATGCGCTTCAAATGAAGAACAATCTTGATGTTTACTTAACAAGCAGCTACTTGGAAGATGGCCCTGATTTTCATGTGACTGGAAGTTTCACTTCCATGTCTTTCAAAGTTTGGAAAGGCAATTCAGTTATTGCAGAG GTTATGCATAATTTCACATGGGGAAGCTGCATGGGCAAAGAAAGTTTCAAGTTAAAAGTGTATCCAGAGGTGGACTATGCCTTCATTCTAGCTTTGACAGTGATTATGCATGAGACAGACAAAGTATAA